A window from Chrysemys picta bellii isolate R12L10 chromosome 2, ASM1138683v2, whole genome shotgun sequence encodes these proteins:
- the LOC135981057 gene encoding SRRM2 protein homolog rsr-2-like: MQADNRKRAPAWTVREVLDLITIWGEDSVLAELRSKRRNAKTFEKFSKGMMERGHNRDSDQCRVKVKELRQAYQKTKEANGRSGSEPRTCRFYAELHAILGGAATTTPPVIVDSGSGIVSSATPEDSADGGEEEEEDELAESTQHSVLPNSQDLFLSLTEVPSQPSQASIQDPDPMEGTSAAANSSSLPPPSRRLSQIRRRKKKTRDEMLAEIMESSRSDRAHLNEWKETVSNYRKEASEREDRRDQREDMRDQREDRRDQREERRDARDERWRQEDQRRQDATQGLLREQTDMLRRLVELQERLQENRLPLQPLYPPPHVPYPPHPDV; the protein is encoded by the exons atgcaggccgataatcgaaaaagagcaccagcatggaccgtgagggaggtactggatctgatcactatatggggagaggattcagtgctagcagaacttcgttctaaaagacgaaatgccaaaacttttgaaaaattctccaagggcatgatggagagaggccacaatagggactcagatcagtgccgcgtgaaagtcaaggagctcagacaagcctatcaaaaaacaaaggaggcaaatggtcgctctggatcagagccgcggacatgccgcttctacgccgagctgcatgcaattctagggggggccgccaccactaccccacctgtgatcgtggattccgggtcggggatagtctcatcagctacacctgaggattctgccgatgggggagaggaggaggaggaggatgagcttgcagagagcacacagcactctgttctccccaacagccaggatctttttctcagcctgactgaagtaccctcccaaccctcccaagccagtatccaagaccctgaccccatggaagggacctcag cagctgcaaattcctcaagcctccctcctccatcccgaaggctatcacagataaggcgtcgtaagaagaagacgcgagacgagatgcttgcagaaattatggaatccagccgcagtgacagagctcatctgaatgagtggaaggaaacggtttcaaactataggaaagaagccagtgaacgtgaggacaggagggaccaacgtgaggacatgagggaccaacgtgaggacaggagggaccaacgtgaggagaggagagacgctcgagatgagaggtggcggcaggaagatcagaggaggcaggatgcaacgcaggggctgctgcgtgagcaaacagacatgctccggcgtctggtggagcttcaggaacggctgcaggaaaacagactgccgctacagcccctgtacccccctccccatgttccatatcctcctcacccagacgtgtaa